From a single Maylandia zebra isolate NMK-2024a linkage group LG3, Mzebra_GT3a, whole genome shotgun sequence genomic region:
- the arhgef15b gene encoding uncharacterized protein arhgef15b: MSVQEPPTSTSPFKPEAKPRPEIPPKPQCSSPTLGERDSNVRRSGGKVKRIVNQFSKQESTERLEPATNGTAEGKPVRQSKRPPTIKPKPRVRLQLQKEAEQAAPPLPKKRSRLAKKQKELDGGEEGDRSSVEGGRSEPDGKEVEVEVELTGGDKVEAEHSHHTPVSPCCAPNCSCICHLQRPGMKLIWVPVNVEDVGEEGGEEDEEDWEDEEVEFVDEGDSEAEEDEALKKQKAKFHESLSVLIADNQRRRSDPGPHFILASLAITRSGSPPVPPKRMQSPQIQHGSTQNEEENIYEATLPLIYPTPKNNAVECKELDIPLIKVCKLGRRSKLTNSLSDPTSEFQKEGETIVTPDEVPPAIPPRIPLNQDSRSQTIPRGGIPLPMPTPEEGHLLRPSSPSGSATTGLSPQRAHTPPPHISLQPQRLPPPPPKADPRRLSTASAQSLTLKKGEENGGKEEEKEDTSEEKRNSIRRKIGFIFDTRLQDEPLYQTYRASVITKEIRRQTVCRNISKTSADYAMDHLGRRPGNGGPRGSPVPTPVQSTLWQELPNVRDSGVLENLSSDQCKYQESMFEVLTSEASYLRSLHVLTEHFMESRELEETMIIRDRKTLFSNILRIREVSERFLKDLEDRIFQDVVFSDICDIINYHAQHNFPAYIDYVRNQIYQEKMFTELMKSNLQFSAVITRLQESPQCQRLPFMSFLLLPFQRITRIKMLIENILKRTKEGTKEEQTASKALASVSKIIDVCNTEVGKMKQMEELIHISKTLEFDKLKAIPIISQTRYLEKKGELQEMSKGATLFNMRAKFTPIYFFLFNDLLVIAARKGTERFVVLDHAHRSLVQVQPIEESGTSGSPFEHCFNLTLLENHQGRLFERLIKASSQSDMDRWMAAFPNTANQERDDKEVIYEDWDCPQVQCVEQYIAQQADELSLEPTEIINVIRKTNEGLYEGTRLSDGQKGWFPVANVIEITNEHVRRRNLRERYRVMQAATLVANSKTRTLQ, from the exons ATGTCCGTCCAGGAACCGCCGACATCCACTTCACCCTTCAAACCCGAGGCCAAGCCAAGGCCGGAGATTCCTCCAAAACCACAATGCAGTTCCCCTACTCTTGGAGAGAGGGACAGCAATGTCAGACGCTCTGGAGGGAAGGTCAAGAGGATTGTGAACCAGTTCAGCAAGCAGGAGTCCACTGAAAGGTTGGAACCGGCCACCAATGGTACTGCAGAAGGCAAGCCAGTTAGACAGTCCAAGAGGCCTCCTACGATAAAGCCCAAACCCCGGGTGAGACTGCAGCTTCAGAAGGAGGCAGAGCAGGCAGCTCCGCCGCTCCCTAAGAAGAGGAGCCGCTTGGCGAAGAAACAGAAGGAGCTTgatggaggagaggagggggacAGAAGCAGCGTGGAAGGAGGCCGATCAG AGCCTGATGGAAAGGAGGTTGAGGTTGAGGTTGAGCTTACTGGAGGAGATAAAGTGGAGGCGGAGCACAGTCATCACACGCCTGTCAGCCCGTGCTGCGCCCCGAACTGCAGCTGCATCTGCCACCTCCAGCGGCCTGGCATGAAACTAATATGGGTCCCCGTGAACGTGGAAGATGTTGGGGAGGAGGGtggagaggaggatgaggaagacTGGGAAGATGAGGAAGTAGAGTTTGTGGATGAAGGGGACAGTGAGGCAGAGGAGGATGAGgcgttgaaaaaacaaaaagcaaagttCCACGAGTCGTTGAGTGTTTTGATTGCGGACAACCAGAGGAGGCGTTCGGACCCGGGTCCTCACTTCATTCTTGCCTCGCTTGCTATCACTCGCTCCGGGTCTCCCCCCGTTCCCCCAAAACGTATGCAGTCACCGCAAATTCAGCACGGAAGCACCCAAAATGAAGAAGAGAATATTTACGAGGCCACGCTTCCATTGATTTACCCCACTCCTAAAAACAACGCAGTCGAGTGTAAGGAGCTGGATATTCCTCTAATCAAAGTGTGCAAACTAGGCCGTCGGTCCAAACTGACCAACAGTCTGTCAGATCCCACGTCCGAGTTTCAGAAAGAGGGAGAAACCATAGTGACCCCGGACGAAGTTCCGCCTGCTATCCCCCCGAGGATCCCTTTGAACCAGGACAGTCGTAGCCAAACAATACCCAGGGGCGGCATTCCTCTTCCCATGCCCACACCAGAGGAGGGTCACTTGTTGCGACCCTCCTCCCCCAGTGGCTCCGCCACCACTGGACTGAGCCCTCAGCGAGCCCACACTCCACCTCCACACATTTCCCTCCAACCTCAGAGactcccaccaccaccaccaaaggCAGATCCCAGGAGGCTCAGCACTGCCTCAGCGCAGTCCCTCACACTGAAAAAAG GGGAGGAGAATGgagggaaagaggaagagaaggaggacaCAAGCGAAGAAAA GAGGAATTCTATCAGGAGGAAGATTGGGTTTATTTTCGACACTCGTCTGCAGGATG AACCTCTCTACCAGACGTACCGGGCTTCTGTCATTACAAAAGAGATCCGGCGCCAGACAGTTTGCCGTAACATCAGCAAAACTAGTGCGGACTATGCTATGGACCACCTCGGTCGTCGCCCTGGAAATGGAGGACCGAGGGGCAGCCCGGTGCCCACACCGGTTCAGAGCACTCTGTGGCAGGAACTCCCAAATGTGCGGGACAGCGGGGTGCTGGAGAATCTCAGCTCTGACCAGTGCAAGTACCAGGAG AGTATGTTTGAGGTCCTGACATCAGAGGCCTCTTACTTGCGATCTCTTCATGTTCTGACTGAACATTTCATGGAGAGCCGGGAGCTGGAAGAGACGATGATCATCAGAGACAGGAAGACCCTCTTCTCCAACATCCTGAGGATCCGTGAAGTCAGCGAGAG ATTCTTGAAAGACTTGGAGGACCGCATATTTCAGGACGTGGTGTTCTCTGACATTTGTGATATAATCAACTACCATGCCCAGCACAACTTCCCCGCCTACATTGACTACGTACGCAACCAGATCTACCAGGAAAAGATGTTCACTGAGCTCAT GAAGAGCAACCTGCAGTTCAGTGCAGTAATCACTCGTCTCCAAGAGTCGCCTCAGTGCCAGCGGCTGCCCTTCATGTCTTTCTTGCTACTGCCGTTCCAGCGAATAACACGCATCAAAATGCTCATTGAG aACATCCTGAAGAGAACAAAAGAGGGGACGAAAGAGGAGCAGACAGCCTCAAAGGCTTTGGCCTCTGTGTCCAAG ATCATTGATGTGTGTAACACAGAGGTGGGAAAGATGAAACAGATGGAGGAGCTGATTCATATCTCTAAGACACTGGAGTTTGACAAGCTCAAG GCCATCCCCATCATCTCCCAGACTCGATATCtggagaaaaagggagagctcCAGGAAATGTCCAAAGGAGCGACTCTCTTCAACATGAGGGCAAAGTTCACTCCCATCTACTTCTTCCTGTTCAACGACCTGCTCGTCATCGCTGCCAGAAAGGG CACGGAGCGTTTTGTGGTGCTCGACCATGCCCATCGCTCTCTGGTGCAAGTGCAGCCAATAGAGGAAAGCGGGACCAGTGGGAGCCCCTTCGAACACTGCTTCAATCTCACGCTGCTGGAAAACCACCAGGGACGCCTGTTTGAGCGGCTCATCAAAGCTTCCTCTCA GTCGGACATGGACAGGTGGATGGCAGCTTTCCCCAACACGGCCAACCAAGAGAGAGATGATAAGGAAGTGATTTACGAGGACTGGG ACTGTCCTCAGGTGCAGTGCGTGGAGCAGTACATCGCCCAGCAAGCCGACGAGCTCAGCCTGGAGCCCACTGAGATCATCAACGTCATCCGCAAAACCAACGAGG GCTTGTACGAAGGAACCCGCCTGTCGGACGGTCAGAAGGGCTGGTTCCCCGTAGCGAATGTCATCGAGATCACAAACGAACACGTGAGGAGGAGGAACCTCCGGGAGCGCTACAGAGTCATGCAAGCAGCGACTTTGGTTGCAAACAGCAAGACCCGCACGCTTCAGTAG
- the LOC101467221 gene encoding uncharacterized protein LOC101467221 isoform X1 → MVVCPYVLALRQTGDLSRVYPAFRPMTAGIGSSAPRDPEKDKRKRMDGWMDEITERSCGSAVVISSSVLHQTPRKTVLPPLSNRTLYHPSFLPLYRAAGLPRHSQENAQTAHPTTPAEFFYTDPTMCCGRRIPNRLSGLKVFDCLQLNTPRPIMSACLAPPNRPDPFRSGPHPTRDLGSPTWRTQTIHPQVQPRQVVLQLTQEEDQAVTNLLKLHYQMDDDSNLSHPCAKDGEEGYKPARGALIEGTVWSDAELEVADTLSSQLKLNYVDLLKAQNRNETANTPPGPLLCPSPQTHQEAEAPLALGSSAVPLKTSPVIKSKVSVFEGFMEAKEQRLSDLEGDAVDVLLSLMDVDITQ, encoded by the exons atggttgtctgtccctatgtgttagccctgcgacagactggcgacctgtccagggtgtaccccgcctttcgccctatgacagctgggataggctccagcgccccccgcgaccctgaaaaggataagcggaagcgaatggatggatggatggatgaaatcactgaaag GTCCTGCGGGTCAGCGGTGGTGATTTCATCGTCCGTCCTCCATCAGACACCCAGGAAGACGGTCCTGCCCCCTCTGTCCAACAGGACCCTGTACCACCCCTCCTTCCTGCCGCTGTACAGGGCCGCAGGCCTCCCACGCCACAGTCAAGAAAACGCTCAAACAG CTCACCCCACCACGCCCGCAGAGTTCTTTTACACTGACCCCACCATGTGCTGTGGCAGGAGGATCCCCAATAGACTCAGTGGGTTAAAG GTATTTGATTGCTTGCAGCTCAACACGCCACGACCCATCATGTCCGCCTGCCTGGCCCCACCAAACCGCCCAGACCCATTCAGATCAGGACCACACCCCACTAGAGATCTGGGTAGCCCCACTTGGAGAACACAAACCATTCACCCTCAGGTGCAGCCAAGGCAGGTTGTCCTCCAGCTTACACAGGAAGAGGACCAGGCCGTTACTAACCTGCTGAAACTGCACTACCAAATGGACGATGACTCAAACCTCAGTCATCCTTGTGCCAAGGATGGTGAGGAGGGGTACAAACCTGCTCGTGGTGCACTGATAGAGGGAACGGTTTGGTCAGATGCAGAGCTTGAAGTCGCTGACACTCTCTCGAGTCAATTAAAACTAAATTATGTTGACTTGTTGAAGGCCCAAAACCGAAATGAAACAGCAAACACTCCTCCCGGTCCTCTGCTATGCCCAAGCCCTCAAACACACCAGGAAGCTGAAGCTCCACTTGCATTAGGAAGTAGCGCCGTTCCCCTGAAGACATCCCCAGTGATCAAGAGCAAAGTGAGTGTCTTTGAAGGGTTTATGGAAGCAAAGGAACAGAGGCTCTCAGATTTGGAGGGCGATGCCGTGGACGTGCTCCTGAGCCTTATGGATGTTGATATCACACAGTGA
- the LOC101478715 gene encoding uncharacterized protein LOC101478715, which produces MAFKFSVAFLLSVCSAAICDLITDGVHMECRERYFMIAVDLSFTGKELRFEAVDRTGVYAITEQYAAKCGYTVSALPLLGHVELRASYFSCHTDNKDDMFSFNFNLIATHKGKKASYALNKTCTLSLQWSHREVTCEMNYMEVSVRSDVTCPIVPIRHNKNAVRAVRSTTSSDWQVTFQRPEEQMPSMNVSQARKRGYTFDSRDGRLLFRTPYGQPDSLSTEVEDVPVEAVYATVFSRQNWVVLMVDLLAACSMYEGYFDDGGYMMWKTPEALYPSVGGTQIRIGLNGDAMEQLIAEKRGYIVEKHKGTVHIGIPYNAEGGHRKSFVIGSLYEFYAFDLSVEQISVDRDYVDTMLQFRRTLVTPLLPCTVFTRNQTVLEEQMFTIYLGDVPEDVMLVSIQLNERDFTLPFTNTSTYKVTEVLHPNGTHGYTLKVLFHDPVVKQKFFIEDAVLQFMLDINYTLAVLPGNDSYYHLASIVALFTDVSPPAFDAVCSESGIRFKLNRQPFDYLWELTIGLDVLTSDLADRRGYIFSNDSQSLQLDVPLATHGYKYQDVTLKGFSGTFEILVRVRETSEVQTSTVKTCLFNPKEFIMCSTDGMMTVVANLPPVVSGGGRTLRMSLMDNSCGPKDMNGTRALFSFPVNSCGFIFELGKDYVTYQNEIFYNKNDQNMDLVSSDATERVIVQCTYPLSSLHQLFTMYRFVSDTVGVGKIIRTVQPTAGLQRPTRKPTAALQSTPRHTQPVVFVPGVRPSARYFRVSRVHNLAGG; this is translated from the exons ATGGCATTTAAGTTTAG TGTGGCCTTTCTCCTCTCCGTGTGCTCAGCTGCAATTTGTGATCTCATCACGGATG GAGTTCATATGGAGTGTCGTGAGCGTTATTTTATGATAGCTGTTGATCTCTCCTTCACTGGAAAGGAACTTCGCTTTGAGGCTGTGG ATCGGACAGGAGTGTATGCCATCACTGAACAGTATGCTGCAAAGTGTGGCTATACCGTGAGTGCTCTCCCTCTCCTGGGCCACGTGGAGCTCAGAGCTTCTTATTTCAGCTGCCACACTGACAACAAA GATGATATGTTCTCCTTTAATTTTAACTTGATCGCTACACATAAGGGAAAGAAGGCCAGCTATGCACTGAACAAGACCTGCACTTTATCTCTCCAATGGTCTCACAGAGAGGTTACCTGTGAGATGAACTACATGGAG gtgtctgtgaggagtgatgTTACCTGTCCGATTGTCCCAATCAGACACAACAAGAATGCAGTCAGAGCT GTACGCAGCACCACTTCTTCAGACTGGCAGGTGACTTTTCAAAGACCGGAGGAGCAGATGCCGTCCATGAATGTGTCACAAGCACGGAAGCGGGGCTATACGTTTGACTCAAGGGATGGAAGACTTCTGTTTCGAACGCCCTATGGACAACCCGACTCACTGAGCACTGAG gtggaggatGTTCCAGTGGAGGCAGTGTATGCAACTGTGTTCTCCAGACAAAACTGGGTTGTCCTTATGGTCGACCTCTTGGCTGCTTGCTCCATGT ATGAAGGTTACTTTGATGACGGGGGCTATATGATGTGGAAGACTCCAGAGGCGCTGTACCCGAGTGTCGGTGGCACACAGATCAGGATTGGACTGAACGGGGATGCCATGGAGCAGCTAATTGCAGAGAAGAGGGGTTACATTGTTGAGAAGCACAAAGGCACAGTCCATATCGGCATCCCTTATAATGCTGAAGGAGGACACAGGAAG aGCTTTGTTATTGGGAGCCTCTATGAGTTTTATGCCTTCGACCTCTCCGTGGAGCAGATCTCAGTAGATCGTGACTATGTCGATACCATGCTCCAGTTTCGCAGGACTCTGGTCACTCCCCTGTTGCCCTGCACGGTTTTCACTCGTAATCAAACAGTCCTTGAAGAACAGATGTTCACCATCTATCTCGGCGATGTTCCTGAAGATGTCATGTTAGTTTCTATCCAGTTGAATGAACGAGACTTTACGTTGCCATTTACAAATACGAGCACCTACAAAGTCACTGAAGTTCTTCACCCCAACGGCACCCATGGCTACACACTGAAGGTGCTGTTCCACGACCCTGTTGTCAAACAGAAG TTCTTTATAGAAGATGCAGTTCTTCAGTTTATGCTGGATATTAACTACACGCTGGCTGTGCTACCTGGAAACGACTCTTATTACCACTTGGCATCCATTGTGGCACTGTTCACAGATGTCT CACCTCCAGCCTTTGACGCGGTCTGCTCGGAGTCCGGGATACGCTTCAAGCTGAACCGTCAGCCTTTTGACTACTTGTGGGAGTTAACCATCGGGTTAGACGTGCTAACCTCAGACCTGGCAGACCGGCGTGGCTACATCTTCAGTAATGACAGCCAGAGTCTGCAGCTTGATGTGCCACTTGCCACTCATGGGTATAAATACCAG GACGTCACTTTGAAGGGATTCTCAGGAACTTTTGAGATCCTTGTGAGAGTTCGTGAAACATCAGAAGTCCAGACATCCACAGTTAAGACCTGCCTGTTCAATCCCAAAGAATTCATCA TGTGTTCGACTGATGGGATGATGACTGTGGTGGCAAACCTGCCTCCGGTAGTCTCAGGTGGAGGGAGAACATTAAGAATGAGCCTCATGGACAACTCCTGTGGGCCTAAAGATATGAATGGCACCAGGgccctcttttcttttccagtcaACAGCTGTGGATTCATATTTGAG cttgGAAAGGATTACGTGACTTATCAAAATGAGATCTTCTACAACAAGAATGACCAGAATATGGACTTGGTTTCTAGTGATGCCACTGAGAG GGTGATCGTGCAGTGTACATATCCTCTATCTAGTCTCCATCAACTCTTTACAATGTACAGATTTGTGTCTGACACAGTTGGAGTTGGTAAAATCATCCGCACAGTGCAGCCCACAGCAG GATTGCAACGTCCCACCAGAAAGCCCACTGCTGCACTTCAAAGCACCCCAAGACACACACAACCTGTTGTGTTTGTACCTGGTGTTCGTCCATCTGCTCGATACTTTCGAGTTTCTAGGGTTCACAATCTTGCAGGTGGCTAA
- the LOC101467221 gene encoding uncharacterized protein LOC101467221 isoform X2 — translation MQSCGSAVVISSSVLHQTPRKTVLPPLSNRTLYHPSFLPLYRAAGLPRHSQENAQTAHPTTPAEFFYTDPTMCCGRRIPNRLSGLKVFDCLQLNTPRPIMSACLAPPNRPDPFRSGPHPTRDLGSPTWRTQTIHPQVQPRQVVLQLTQEEDQAVTNLLKLHYQMDDDSNLSHPCAKDGEEGYKPARGALIEGTVWSDAELEVADTLSSQLKLNYVDLLKAQNRNETANTPPGPLLCPSPQTHQEAEAPLALGSSAVPLKTSPVIKSKVSVFEGFMEAKEQRLSDLEGDAVDVLLSLMDVDITQ, via the exons atgca GTCCTGCGGGTCAGCGGTGGTGATTTCATCGTCCGTCCTCCATCAGACACCCAGGAAGACGGTCCTGCCCCCTCTGTCCAACAGGACCCTGTACCACCCCTCCTTCCTGCCGCTGTACAGGGCCGCAGGCCTCCCACGCCACAGTCAAGAAAACGCTCAAACAG CTCACCCCACCACGCCCGCAGAGTTCTTTTACACTGACCCCACCATGTGCTGTGGCAGGAGGATCCCCAATAGACTCAGTGGGTTAAAG GTATTTGATTGCTTGCAGCTCAACACGCCACGACCCATCATGTCCGCCTGCCTGGCCCCACCAAACCGCCCAGACCCATTCAGATCAGGACCACACCCCACTAGAGATCTGGGTAGCCCCACTTGGAGAACACAAACCATTCACCCTCAGGTGCAGCCAAGGCAGGTTGTCCTCCAGCTTACACAGGAAGAGGACCAGGCCGTTACTAACCTGCTGAAACTGCACTACCAAATGGACGATGACTCAAACCTCAGTCATCCTTGTGCCAAGGATGGTGAGGAGGGGTACAAACCTGCTCGTGGTGCACTGATAGAGGGAACGGTTTGGTCAGATGCAGAGCTTGAAGTCGCTGACACTCTCTCGAGTCAATTAAAACTAAATTATGTTGACTTGTTGAAGGCCCAAAACCGAAATGAAACAGCAAACACTCCTCCCGGTCCTCTGCTATGCCCAAGCCCTCAAACACACCAGGAAGCTGAAGCTCCACTTGCATTAGGAAGTAGCGCCGTTCCCCTGAAGACATCCCCAGTGATCAAGAGCAAAGTGAGTGTCTTTGAAGGGTTTATGGAAGCAAAGGAACAGAGGCTCTCAGATTTGGAGGGCGATGCCGTGGACGTGCTCCTGAGCCTTATGGATGTTGATATCACACAGTGA
- the LOC106675141 gene encoding uncharacterized protein LOC106675141 yields MAFCFCFGVLFLLSLRTASTRDIPSGVLQMECRERYFMIAVGLSFAGDKPRFEAVDSTGVHSITEEYAAECGYTISLLPVLGHVELRASYFSCHTNDADDEVFTFNFNLIVTRGGKQATYALNKTCTLSLPWSPREVTCEVNYMEVSVRSEATCPYVENGDSAFKPALYSDWKVMFQRAEDQFLPMNLSEARKLGYVFALTDERLVFRTPYEQPHSFSTEVNGVPVEVVHAVLFSRQSWVVLVVDLLAACSMHNGSYDGGYMIWETSELLHSLVSPLNETEVSIGANGKLVEKKVAEERGYTVEKVNTTLQVSIPYKAEGGYRKSFVSRDLYEYYVFHLYLEQISVDEAEIAARLRFHRIIVTPLLRCHIFTENQTLVRERSFTIYLGGVPEDVVLVSIQLNGRDFTLPLTNTSTYKVTEVLHPNGTHGYTLTVLFDDPIVKLQFSRKAVAMQHILNVNYTLAVQPGNEPYYHETTVTALTRVSPPVFDANCSESSIHFKLDHRPFDYFWELAIGSDVLTSDLADRRGYIFSNDSQSLRLDVPLFTNGFKYQDVTLKGFSGTFEILVRVRETSEVQTSTVKTCLFSPKEFIMCSTNGKVNVVANLSLPIPSGGSPAETSLRDKSCRPKDADGTRALFSFAVNDCGAIIMLGRDSVTYRNEIIFSSVRNPENLSSKNRVLLQCTYTVAGLHALFSAYKFESDTVGVGRIVHSNRIIEGPAVDPTSASTRRSVTVRPRYQPSAKYIKVSSFLKNLSNKGLKESSQVNVFTVI; encoded by the exons ATggccttttgtttttgctttgg AGTGCTCTTTCTCCTGTCGCTGCGGACAGCTTCAACGCGTGATATTCCCAGCG GAGTTCTTCAAATGGAGTGTCGTGAGCGTTACTTCATGATAGCTGTTGGTCTCTCCTTTGCTGGGGATAAACCTCGCTTTGAGGCTGTCG ACAGCACAGGCGTACACTCCATCACCGAGGAGTACGCGGCAGAGTGTGGATACACCATCAGTCTTCTCCCAGTTCTCGGCCACGTGGAGCTCAGAGCCTCTTACTTCAGCTGCCATACTAATGATGCA GATGATGAAGTGTTCACGTTCAACTTCAACCTGATTGTAACACGTGGAGGCAAGCAGGCCACATATGCGCTGAACAAGACCTGCACTCTGTCACTCCCGTGGTCTCCTCGAGAGGTTACCTGTGAGGTCAACTACATGGAA GTGTCGGTGAGGAGTGAAGCAACGTGTCCGTATGTGGAAAACGGCGATTCTGCTTTCAAACCC GCCCTTTACTCAGATTGGAAGGTGATGTTTCAAAGAGCAGAGGATCAGTTTCTGCCCATGAACCTCTCTGAAGCTCGGAAGCTGGGTTACGTGTTTGCTCTCACAGATGAGAGGCTTGTGTTTCGGACACCGTATGAGCAACCCCATTCTTTCAGCACTGAG gtGAATGGCGTTCCAGTAGAGGTGGTCCATGCAGTCCTGTTCTCGAGGCAAAGCTGGGTTGTCCTTGTGGTCGATCTGTTGGCTGCTTGCTCGATGC ATAATGGGTCATATGACGGTGGCTATATGATTTGGGAGACTTCTGAGCTGCTCCACAGTCTGGTGTCTCCCTTAAATGAGACTGAGGTCAGCATTGGAGCCAATGGGAAACTTGTGGAGAAGAAAGTTGCAGAGGAGAGGGGCTACACCGTGGAGAAGGTTAACACCACCCTGCAAGTCAGTATTCCTTACAAAGCTGAAGGAGGATACAGGAAG AGCTTTGTGTCTCGAGACCTCTACGAATACTACGTTTTTCATCTCTACTTGGAGCAGATCTCAGTCGACGAGGCTGAGATTGCAGCCAGGCTTCGTTTTCACAGGATTATAGTCACTCCCCTGCTGCGATGCCACATTTTCACTGAAAATC AAACTCTTGTAAGAGAGCGCTCATTCACCATCTATCTCGGCGGTGTCCCTGAAGACGTGGTGTTAGTTTCTATTCAGCTGAATGGACGAGACTTTACATTGCCACTTACAAATACGAGCACCTACAAGGTCACTGAAGTTCTCCACCCCAACGGCACCCATGGATACACACTGACGGTGCTTTTTGATGATCCTATTGTCAAACTGCAG TTCTCCAGAAAAGCCGTGGCAATGCAGCACATCCTGAATGTCAACTACACACTGGCTGTTCAGCCTGGAAATGAGCCTTACTATCATGAAACGACAGTCACAGCTCTAACTCGTGTCT cgcctcctgtctTTGATGCCAACTGTTCGGAGTCCAGCATACACTTTAAGCTGGACCATCGCCCTTTTGATTACTTTTGGGAGCTTGCCATCGGCTCGGACGTGCTAACCTCAGACCTGGCAGACCGGCGTGGCTACATCTTCAGTAATGACAGCCAGAGTCTGCGGCTTGATGTGCCGCTATTCACGAATGGGTTTAAATACCAG GACGTCACTTTGAAGGGATTCTCAGGAACTTTTGAGATCCTTGTGAGAGTTCGTGAAACATCAGAAGTCCAGACGTCCACAGTTAAAACCTGCCTGTTCAGTCCCAAAGAATTCATCA TGTGTTCGACCAATGGGAAGGTGAACGTGGTGGCTAACTTGTCTCTGCCAATCCCAAGTGGAGGGAGCCCAGCTGAAACCAGCCTCAGGGACAAATCCTGTCGGCCTAAAGATGCAGATGGCACCAGGgctctcttttcttttgctgttaATGACTGTGGAGCTATAATCATG CTGGGCAGGGACTCTGTGACCTATAGAAATGAGATAATCTTCAGCTCTGTGAGAAATCCAGAAAATCTGAGCAGTAAAAACAG AGTGTTGCTGCAGTGCACATATACTGTGGCTGGATTGCATGCCCTCTTCTCGGCATACAagtttgagtctgacacagttGGCGTTGGTCGTATTGTGCATTCTAACCGCATCATTGAAG GTCCCGCAGTGGATCCCACTAGTGCATCCACCAGGAGATCAGTGACCGTACGACCTCGTTACCAGCCTTCTGCAAAGTACATCAAAGTGTCGAGCTTCTTAAAGAATCTCTCAAACAAAG GACTAAAGGAATCTTCACAAGTAAATGTATTTACTGTCATTTAA
- the LOC101467221 gene encoding uncharacterized protein LOC101467221 isoform X3 → MNSEEHLSTPRKTVLPPLSNRTLYHPSFLPLYRAAGLPRHSQENAQTAHPTTPAEFFYTDPTMCCGRRIPNRLSGLKVFDCLQLNTPRPIMSACLAPPNRPDPFRSGPHPTRDLGSPTWRTQTIHPQVQPRQVVLQLTQEEDQAVTNLLKLHYQMDDDSNLSHPCAKDGEEGYKPARGALIEGTVWSDAELEVADTLSSQLKLNYVDLLKAQNRNETANTPPGPLLCPSPQTHQEAEAPLALGSSAVPLKTSPVIKSKVSVFEGFMEAKEQRLSDLEGDAVDVLLSLMDVDITQ, encoded by the exons ATGAACAGCGAGGAGCATTTATCG ACACCCAGGAAGACGGTCCTGCCCCCTCTGTCCAACAGGACCCTGTACCACCCCTCCTTCCTGCCGCTGTACAGGGCCGCAGGCCTCCCACGCCACAGTCAAGAAAACGCTCAAACAG CTCACCCCACCACGCCCGCAGAGTTCTTTTACACTGACCCCACCATGTGCTGTGGCAGGAGGATCCCCAATAGACTCAGTGGGTTAAAG GTATTTGATTGCTTGCAGCTCAACACGCCACGACCCATCATGTCCGCCTGCCTGGCCCCACCAAACCGCCCAGACCCATTCAGATCAGGACCACACCCCACTAGAGATCTGGGTAGCCCCACTTGGAGAACACAAACCATTCACCCTCAGGTGCAGCCAAGGCAGGTTGTCCTCCAGCTTACACAGGAAGAGGACCAGGCCGTTACTAACCTGCTGAAACTGCACTACCAAATGGACGATGACTCAAACCTCAGTCATCCTTGTGCCAAGGATGGTGAGGAGGGGTACAAACCTGCTCGTGGTGCACTGATAGAGGGAACGGTTTGGTCAGATGCAGAGCTTGAAGTCGCTGACACTCTCTCGAGTCAATTAAAACTAAATTATGTTGACTTGTTGAAGGCCCAAAACCGAAATGAAACAGCAAACACTCCTCCCGGTCCTCTGCTATGCCCAAGCCCTCAAACACACCAGGAAGCTGAAGCTCCACTTGCATTAGGAAGTAGCGCCGTTCCCCTGAAGACATCCCCAGTGATCAAGAGCAAAGTGAGTGTCTTTGAAGGGTTTATGGAAGCAAAGGAACAGAGGCTCTCAGATTTGGAGGGCGATGCCGTGGACGTGCTCCTGAGCCTTATGGATGTTGATATCACACAGTGA